Within Halalkalibaculum roseum, the genomic segment CTGGGAGCACGGTTACCATGTTCTAAAAGGAGTGGATAAGGTCATTCCGGTTGATGTCTATGTACCCGGATGTCCTCCAAGGCCAGAAGCTCTCCTGGAAGGTTTCCTGAAACTACAGGAACGTATCACAAATGAAACAATCGTTGAAGAGAAAGAAGCAGAGAAACAACCCGTGGAGGCTGAATCCTGATGAAAGAGATGAGTGACATATTCGAATACCTGAATACTACATTTGAGGAGGGACTCTCCTATAACGAAGCGGAAACCGGACAGTCGTGGGTCCTTGTCTCTGCACCTACTATAAAGGAGGTTTGCAAATTTTTGAGAGATGATGAAGAGCTCCGGTTTAATTACCTCATGTGCTTGAGCGGTGTTCACTACCCAAAGGAAAACGAACTGGAAGCGGTGTATCATCTGCATTCTACAATACATGGACATACCCTGGTACTGAAAGTTAGAGTTCCGGAAGAGGAGCCCCATGTGCCTTCTGTTGAATCCATTTGGAAAACAGCAAACTGGCATGAACGTGAAGCCTACGATTTGGTGGGTATTCATTTTGAAGGTCATCCGGACCTCCGGCGCATACTTACCCCACAAGACTGGGAAGGGCACCCGCTTAGAAAAGACTACGAACAACAGGAATCATACCGGGGAGTGACCACAGGAATCTAATATCATTTGCACCTATGAAGACCGAAGTATTGACACAAGAAGCTGATAAGAGGACGATGACCATAAATATGGGTCCACAGCACCCTTCTACTCACGGTGTGCTGCGCCTCGAGGTAACGGTAGATGGCGAAGTGGTGAAAAAGGCCAAGCCCGACATCGGATACCTGCATCGCTGCTTCGAAAAATATGCAGAATCTCTGGGTGACTATGCAAAGGTTGTTCCCTATACCGACCGCATCGACTACGTATCAGCCATTAACCAGGAAATGGGCTATGTCATTGCCGTCGAAAAACTGCTGGAATTGGAAATACCCGAAAGGGTGGAATATATGCGGGTGATTCTGGCTGAACTGCAACGTATTGCAAGTCACCTTCTGGGTATCGGTACCTTCGGGCTGGACCTCGGTGCCTTCACCCCTTTCCTCTACTGCTTTATCGAAAGGGAAAAGATTCTTCGAATTCTGGAAAAAGCAAGCGGTGCCCGCCTGCTCTACAATTACATCTGCATCGGTGGATTGATGCGTGACATACCGGATGATTTCAAAACCGAAACACGGGAGTTTATTAGCTCTTTCCGCCCAAAAATCGATGAGCTAAACGAACTGCTCACCACTAATAGCATTTTTATTGACCGAACTGCAAATATCGGTGTACTGCCTGAGGAAGTAGCGCTTAATTACGGGGCTTCCGGTCCCATGTTGCGCGGGTCAGGCGTTTCCTGGGATATCCGAAAAAATGATACCTATTCCATCTACGATCGCTTTGAATTCGATATCCCTGTCGGCAGCGGCGAAGTAGGCACTACGGGAGATTGCTGGGACCGTTACATCGTGCGGGTTCGCGAGATGATTGAGAGTCTTAAGATCATTGAACAAGCCCTCGATCAAATGCCCGATGAAGGAGATGTGCAGGAAGCCGTACCGAGAAGAGTACGTCCTAAGGAGGGTGAAGTCTATGTTCGTACCGAGACCCCAAGAGGCGAGCTGGGATATTATATCGTAAGTGATAATTCCTCCGGCCCCTATCGCGTGAAAGCCCGAACACCCAGCTTTGTGAACCTGAGCATTTTACCTGCTATTTCAAAAGGGGCGCTGGTATCTGACCTGGTTGCCATAGTAGGAAGTATTGACATTGTATTAGGAGGAGTGGATCGATGAATAAACCTGAGAATGAAAAGATCTTATGCTAAATACGCTTGAAAATATTATCCCTTCGCCAGTCATTGCACTACTAATCTTTGTAGCACTACCGCTGGTACTGGTCAGTATTTATGCACTCTTTGCCATTTGGATGGAACGCAAGGTGGCAGCTCATATACAAGACCGGCTGGGACCTATGCGTGTAGGCGGGTGGCACGGCTGGGCCCAAACCATTGCCGATATGCTGAAACTGCTGCAAAAAGAGGATATCATTCCGACCAATGCCAGCCGTTTTCTATTTAAGTTGGCACCTTTTCTTCTGTTTGCCGCATCGTACGCGGCATTTTCAGTTATTCCATTTAGCAGTGCCTACATAGGCAGTTCCGTAGATATTGGTGTGTTTTATCTCCTGGCCATTACTTCCCTGCTTACATTAAGCGTCCTCATGGGTGCGTGGGCATCCAACAACAAGTGGTCGTTGCTGGGCGGTATGCGTACGGCGGCCCAGATGGTAAGCTATGAAGTGCCCACCATAATGTCCGTTTTGTCGGTGCTGGTGGTAGCCGGCTCGCTGAATCTGATGACCGTAACCGAAATGCAGACGGGCAATACAACACTCGGTTTCTTGCCCGACTGGCTGATATTTCAAAATCCCTTCCTGCTGATCGCCTTTGTCATTTTCTTTATCTCTAT encodes:
- a CDS encoding NADH-quinone oxidoreductase subunit C, which encodes MSDIFEYLNTTFEEGLSYNEAETGQSWVLVSAPTIKEVCKFLRDDEELRFNYLMCLSGVHYPKENELEAVYHLHSTIHGHTLVLKVRVPEEEPHVPSVESIWKTANWHEREAYDLVGIHFEGHPDLRRILTPQDWEGHPLRKDYEQQESYRGVTTGI
- a CDS encoding NADH-quinone oxidoreductase subunit D; amino-acid sequence: MKTEVLTQEADKRTMTINMGPQHPSTHGVLRLEVTVDGEVVKKAKPDIGYLHRCFEKYAESLGDYAKVVPYTDRIDYVSAINQEMGYVIAVEKLLELEIPERVEYMRVILAELQRIASHLLGIGTFGLDLGAFTPFLYCFIEREKILRILEKASGARLLYNYICIGGLMRDIPDDFKTETREFISSFRPKIDELNELLTTNSIFIDRTANIGVLPEEVALNYGASGPMLRGSGVSWDIRKNDTYSIYDRFEFDIPVGSGEVGTTGDCWDRYIVRVREMIESLKIIEQALDQMPDEGDVQEAVPRRVRPKEGEVYVRTETPRGELGYYIVSDNSSGPYRVKARTPSFVNLSILPAISKGALVSDLVAIVGSIDIVLGGVDR
- the nuoH gene encoding NADH-quinone oxidoreductase subunit NuoH translates to MLNTLENIIPSPVIALLIFVALPLVLVSIYALFAIWMERKVAAHIQDRLGPMRVGGWHGWAQTIADMLKLLQKEDIIPTNASRFLFKLAPFLLFAASYAAFSVIPFSSAYIGSSVDIGVFYLLAITSLLTLSVLMGAWASNNKWSLLGGMRTAAQMVSYEVPTIMSVLSVLVVAGSLNLMTVTEMQTGNTTLGFLPDWLIFQNPFLLIAFVIFFISIVAESHRVPFDLPESESELVAGFQTEYSGMRWGIFMLAEYADMLLLSLLGSVLFFGGWNSPFGEFMAGPIWGFFWFILKGMVLVFVMMWMRWTLPRYRVDQLMQICWGFLIPISFVNFVLIALWEMIF